The following are encoded in a window of Hippoglossus stenolepis isolate QCI-W04-F060 chromosome 10, HSTE1.2, whole genome shotgun sequence genomic DNA:
- the LOC118116277 gene encoding thrombospondin-1, giving the protein MMLCGIFLLLMLWRCEGARLAENRDDNSVYDLFDLAQVGKRNHGVSVVKGADPYSPAYKVLNADLIPPVPDSIFRDLLDSIQAERGFLLLANLKQFKRSRGSLLTIEKSDGSGPIFEIISNGKASTLDLVYSTVSQQQVVSIEDADLATGHWKNITLFVQDDRAQLFVGCEEINVSELDVPIQKVLTQEVADIARLRVGKGAVKERFMGVLQNVRFVFGTTIEAILRNKGCQSGASLTDVMTLDNPVNGSSPAIRTDYTGHKSKDVQSVCGLSCEDIASMFKELKSLGVVVKQLSQKLGKVSEDSNLLMNQMNIHNGVCFHNGIVHKDKDEWTVDGCTECTCQNSATVCRKISCPLIPCANATVPDGECCPRCGTPSDYAEDGWSPWSEWTHCSVTCGRGIQQRGRSCDRINSNCEGTSVQTRDCYPQECDKRFKQDGGWSHWSPWSSCTVTCGEGVITRIRLCNSPTPQLDGRDCQGDGRQTEICQKSPCPINGGWGPWSPWDTCTVTCGGGVQTRKRLCSDPVPKYGGKDCVGDATTSQLCNKQDCPIDGCLSSPCFSGTKCTSFPDGTFRCGKCPLGYRGNGVICKDIDECKEVPDACHTHNGIHRCENTEPGYNCMPCPTRFSGPQPFGRGVEQATAKKQVCTPRNPCQDGTHDCNKNAKCIYLGVFSDSMFRCECRPGYAGNGLICGEDTDLDGWPNTNLLCVENATYHCKKDNCPNLPNSGQEDHDKDGLGDECDHDDDNDRIPDDRDNCPRVYNPAQYDADRDDVGDSCDNCVYEANTDQTDTDNNGEGDACAVDIDGDGILNENDNCPYVYNVDQRDTDRDGVGDHCDNCPLEHNPDQFDSDSDLIGDKCDNNQDIDEDGHQNNLDNCPYIPNANQADHDKDGKGDACDHDDDNDGIPDEKDNCRLAFNPDQLDSDGDGRGDVCKDDFDQDNVLDINDVCPENFAISETDFRRFQMVPLDPKGTSQIDPNWVVRHQGKELVQTVNCDPGIAVGYDEFSAVDFSGTFFINTDRDDDYAGFVFGYQSSSRFYTVMWKQITQTYWSQTPTKAQGYSGLSIKVVNSTTGPGEHLRNALWHTGDTPGQVRTLWHDPKNIGWKDFTAYRWHLIHRPKTGLIRVVMYEGKRIMADTGNIFDKTYAGGRLGLYVFSQEMVYFSDLKYECRDT; this is encoded by the exons ATGATGCTGTGTGGCATCTTTTTGCTGTTGATGCTTTGGAGGTGCGAAGGTGCAAGACTGGCAG AGAATCGTGATGATAACAGTGTATATGACTTATTCGACCTGGCACAAGTCGGCAAGAGAAACCACGGGGTGAGCGTGGTGAAAGGTGCGGACCCCTACAGCCCCGCATACAAGGTCCTGAACGCAGACCTGATCCCCCCCGTCCCAGACAGCATCTTCAGGGACCTCCTTGACTCCATTCAGGCCGAGAGGGGCTTCCTTCTCCTCGCCAACCTCAAGCAGTTCAAGAGGAGCCGCGGCAGCCTCCTCACCATCGAGAAGAGCGATGGATCCGGACCCATCTTTGAGATCATCTCCAACGGCAAGGCGAGCACCCTGGACTTGGTCTACTCGACCGTGAGCCAGCAGCAGGTGGTGTCCATTGAGGACGCAGACTTGGCCACCGGACACTGGAAGAACATCACATTGTTCGTGCAAGATGACCGCGCTCAGCTCTTTGTTGGCTGCGAGGAGATCAACGTGTCGGAGCTGGATGTGCCCATCCAGAAGGTGCTGACCCAGGAGGTGGCAGACATCGCCAGGCTCAGGGTTGGAAAGGGGGCTGTAAAGGAAAGATTCATG GGAGTCCTTCAGAATGTGCGCTTTGTCTTTGGGACAACTATCGAAGCCATACTGAGAAATAAGGGTTGCCAGAGTGGAG CATCCTTAACTGATGTCATGACCTTGGACAACCCAGTCAACGGCTCCAGTCCTGCCATTAGGACTGATTACACCGGCCACAAATCCAAAG ATGTGCAGTCTGTCTGTGGCCTCTCCTGTGAGGACATCGCCAGCATGTTTAAGGAGCTCAAGAGTCTCGGTGTGGTTGTCAAACAGCTGTCGCAGAAGCTCGGCAAAGTG TCTGAGGACAGCAATCTGCTGATGAATCAAATGAACATCCACAATGGAGTTTGCTTCCACAATGGCATCGTGCACAAGGACAAAGATGAATGGACCGTGGACGGCTGCACTGAGTGCACCTGCCAG AACTCTGCTACTGTGTGTCGCAAAATCTCCTGCCCTCTGATCCCATGTGCTAATGCCACCGTGCCCGACGGAGAGTGCTGCCCTCGCTGTGGAACAC CGAGTGACTATGCTGAGGATGGATGGTCTCCCTGGTCTGAATGGACCCATTGTTCAGTGACTTGTGGTCGTGGCATCCAGCAACGTGGACGCTCCTGTGACCGCATCAACAGCAATTGTGAGGGCACATCTGTCCAGACCCGTGACTGCTATCCTCAGGAATGTGACAAACGCT TCAAACAGGATGGTGGTTGGAGTCACTGGTCCCCCTGGTCTTCATGCACTGTGACCTGTGGCGAGGGGGTCATCACCCGAATCCGCCTCTGCAACTCTCCCACGCCCCAGTTGGATGGCAGGGACTGCCAGGGAGACGGACGTCAGACTGAAATATGCCAGAAGTCGCCTTGCCCTA tCAATGGAGGTTGGGGACCTTGGTCACCATGGGACACCTGCACTGTTACTTGTGGCGGAGGAGTTCAGACCCGCAAACGTCTCTGCTCTGACCCCGTCCCCAAATATGGTGGAAAAGACTGTGTTGGTGATGCCACCACGTCTCAATTGTGCAACAAACAGGACTGTCCTATTG ATGGTTGTCTGTCCAGCCCATGCTTCTCTGGCACAAAGTGCACCAGCTTCCCTGATGGTACTTTCAGGTGTGGCAAGTGTCCACTTGGCTATCGTGGTAATGGCGTCATCTGCAAGGACATTGATGAGTGTAAAGAAGTACCTGATGCTTGCCACACTCATAACGGAATCCATCGCTGTGAGAATACTGAACCTGGTTACAACTGTATGCCTTGCCCCACACGTTTCTCTGGTCCTCAGCCCTTTGGAAGAGGAGTGGAACAGGCAACTGCTAAAAAACAG GTTTGTACGCCTCGTAACCCTTGCCAGGATGGTACCCATGACtgcaataaaaatgcaaaatgcatcTACTTGGGCGTCTTCTCCGACTCCATGTTCCGCTGCGAGTGCAGGCCAGGATACGCCGGGAATGGCCTGATCTGTGGCGAGGACACTGACCTGGATGGATGGCCCAACACTAACCTGCTGTGTGTGGAGAACGCTACCTACCACTGCAAGAAG GATAACTGCCCCAACCTTCCCAACTCTGGTCAGGAAGACCATGACAAAGATGGCCTGGGTGATGAATGTGACcatgatgatgacaatgataGGATCCCCGATGATAGG GACAATTGCCCAAGAGTGTACAACCCTGCCCAGTACGACGCAGACAGGGATGATGTTGGCGACAGTTGTGACAACTGTGTCTACGAGGCCAACACTGACCAAACCGACACTGACAACAATGGAGAGGGTGATGCCTGTGCAGTTGACATTGATGGCGATG GCATTCTGAATGAGAACGACAACTGCCCCTATGTTTACAATGTGGACCAGAGAGATACTGATAGAGATGGTGTGGGAGACCATTGTGACAACTGCCCTCTGGAGCACAATCCTGATCAG TTCGACTCGGACTCAGATCTCATTGGAGACAAGTGCGACAACAACCAGGACATTGACGAGGACGGTCACCAGAACAACTTGGACAACTGCCCCTACATCCCTAATGCCAACCAGGCAGACCATGACAAGGATGGCAAGGGTGATGCCTGCGACCATGATGACGACAATGACGGCATCCCCGATGAAAAAGACAACTGTCGATTGGCCTTTAACCCTGATCAACTGGATTCTGATG gtgatGGCCGTGGTGATGTGTGCAAAGACGATTTTGATCAAGACAATGTTCTGGACATCAATGACGTGTGTCCGGAGAACTTTGCCATCAGCGAAACAGACTTCCGCAGATTCCAGATGGTTCCTCTGGACCCCAAGGGTACCTCCCAGATTGACCCCAACTGGGTGGTCCGGCATCAGGGCAAGGAGTTGGTCCAGACAGTCAACTGTGATCCTGGCATTGCTGTTG GTTATGATGAGTTCAGTGCGGTGGATTTCAGCGGAACATTCTTCATCAACACGGACAGAGATGATGATTACGCTGGGTTTGTGTTTGGCTACCAGTCCAGCTCACGCTTCTACACGGTCATGTGGAAACAGATCACGCAGACCTACTGGTCCCAAACACCCACAAAAGCTCAAGGCTACTCTGGCCTGTCAATCAAAGTGGTCAACTCCACCACTGGCCCTGGTGAGCACCTGAGGAATGCCCTGTGGCACACCGGGGACACCCCAGGACAG GTTCGCACTCTGTGGCACGACCCCAAGAACATCGGCTGGAAGGACTTCACTGCCTACAGATGGCACCTGATCCATAGACCCAAGACTGGACTTATCAG AGTGGTCATGTATGAAGGCAAGAGAATCATGGCTGATACtggaaacatctttgacaagACATACGCTGGTGGGCGACTAGGCTTGTACGTCTTCTCTCAGGAGATGGTTTACTTCTCAGACCTCAAATACGAATGCAGAG ATACATAA